Proteins from one Dromiciops gliroides isolate mDroGli1 chromosome 6, mDroGli1.pri, whole genome shotgun sequence genomic window:
- the LOC122731934 gene encoding vomeronasal type-1 receptor 4-like has protein sequence MQSHEDILCIFYTLQIITGIISSLLLFYLYGFNLLTSQKIRSIDVIYINLSFSHILLILFKGVIFAVQICIQTFVLGDTECKIIIYLQRVSRSLCLCTTCHLSIYQAVTISSGRPLWAELRAKAQKYIVPSCAFIWVLSLLIDVDVPWYVNGPRNSTNSKLLENVGHCSLDRHAMAASKLVIRKLLYDAVFLGIMAITSGYMVIILYRHHCQVQHIHTTSLNPNSSIETRATKVILLLTSLFICFYSLSSMFIVVMENAKDKNQWVIHMIVFFNLCFPIFSPFVIISSDSQIHVCSNPFKKIKKKSYPHPLILASLIKHVLKHRVIEF, from the coding sequence atgcaATCACATGAGGATATCCTCTGCATTTTCTACACTCTACAAATTATAACTGGAATCATTAGCAGTCTCTTACTCTTTTACCTGTATGGCTTCAATTTACTTACTAGTCAAAAGATAAGATCGATTGATGTGATCTACATTAATTTGTCTTTTTCCCACATTTTGTTGATCCTCTTCAAGGGAGTTATATTTGCTGTCCAGATTTGCATCCAGACATTTGTTCTGGGTGACActgaatgtaaaataataatttatctgCAGAGAGTGTCCCGGAGTCTTTGCCTTTGCACCACCTGCCACCTAAGCATCTATCAAGCTGTCACCATCAGTTCTGGCAGACCACTATGGGCAGAGCTGAGAGCCAAAGCCCAAAAGTACATTGTTCCATCCTGTGCCTTCATATGGGTACTCAGTCTATTGATAGATGTGGATGTCCCTTGGTATGTGAATGGTCCTAGGAATAGCACAAACAGTAAGCTGCTTGAGAATGTAGGACACTGCTCTTTAGATAGGCATGCCATGGCTGCCTCAAAACTTGTAATCAGGAAGTTACTTTATGATGCAGTGTTTCTTGGAATCATGGCCATTACCAGTGGGTACATGGTAATTATTTTGTACAGACACCACTGCCAAGTCCAACACATACATACTACCAGCCTCAACCCCAATTCTTCCATAGAGACCAGGGCCACCAAAGTCATCCTCTTGCTCACGAGCCTCTTTATATGTTTTTATTCACTCAGTTCTATGTTTATTGTTGTGATGGAGAATGCTAAAGATAAAAACCAGTGGGTGATACATatgattgtattttttaatttgtgttttccaATATTCAGTCCCTTTGTTATAATAAGCAGTGACTCCCAGATCCACGTCTGTAGTAATCCtttcaaaaagataaaaaaaaaatcttatcccCACCCATTAATATTGGCATCTCTCATTAAACATGTTTTAAAGCatagagtcatagaattttaa